CTCAGATCGGACAACATATCCAGGCGACGGAATTGAAAGTCTTTGTATGAAAAGGTGTAGTTAAGCTGTGACAGTCCTAACAAACACACTAATGATCCCAGGATAATAATGAAAGGATAGGCAGACTTGTTTTTGCCAGGCATAATTTAATGAATCATTTAGCACTCACCGGTCGTCGGTGGCTGGCAGGCCCACGGTCAACCAAGATGATGATCCCCGTGCCACGCTATCCATGCCTGCGTCCAGCTTATACAGTTTGTAACGGTTAATAATTGCTGTCACTCTTCTTATCCATTCATGTCCCGCAGTGGAGTAGCCGCTACGATTCATATGTTTAAGCCATACCGCAAATTCCTGGTTCCCTTTCACTTGACCAAACCACCTCTTTTTAGCCAGTAATTCTACAAAATGCTCATACGAAGCAAGATCAGAAGCATATTGCTTGTACACGGAACGATGTCCGGGCTTGATCTTACTCAGGTTATTCTTTCCTACAATACCAAAGTGATTATGCAGCAATTTGGCATTTCTGCTGGTTCCGGTACCGGATTCCAGCATGGCTACTCCCAGTATAACACTGGCAGGGATACCTGTTTCCTGCATTAACTCAACGGAAACCGGTTTGTATTTCTTCATATAACTACTCGTGGATTGTTGAGCATACCCAACATTGCTGAGCATCAGCAATAAAAACACCCCACATAACCATACTTGCCGCTTGAAGAATGATGAGATTCTCATGGTAGTACTTTTTGTATCAGGTGATAGATTGTTGTTTGTTTTCAGCATCATTTTCTTACCTCACATATCAACGATGATCACACCGCAATATTACTTTAAATATTTAGATAATACGTCTCTTCTCTGGCCTTATCTTCTTCTCGTTAATTTCTTGTTAAAAAATATAGTACCTTATATTAGCGTCAATCCCCTTTGATGCGGCAAAGTGCCATATCAAAGGGGATTTTTACGCATAAAAGAACCCGCTAATTGCAAAGATTGTGCCGGTATTACTTTACCAGGTTAATCTTTAATTCTTTCAACTGTATCTGATCAATTTCACTTGGTGCATCCAGCATTACATCGCGTCCTGAGTTGTTTTTCGGGAATGCGATAAAGTCACGGATACTTTCACTGCCACCTAAAAGCGAGCACAAGCGATCAAATCCAAGGGCAATTCCACCATGTGGAGGTGCCCCATATTCAAAAGCCCCTAAAAGGAACCCAAATTTATGTTCTGCTTCTTCTTTGGTCATACCCAGTGCAGCAAACATCTTCTGCTGTAAATCGCGCTGGAATATACGGATAGAGCCACCGCCTATTTCTGTACCGTTCAATACAATATCGTAGGCATTCGCCTTGATACTGGCATATTGGGAAAGGTCATCCATTAAAGCAATCTGGTCCGGCTTCGGTGACGTGAACGGATGGTGACGTGCCACCCAGCGGTTTTCCTCTTCTGCGTATTCAAACAGCGGGAAATCTATCACCCACAACGGCTTATACTCATTTTTATTGCGGTAACCGAGGCGTTCGCCCATTTCAAGGCGGAGTTCGCTCATCGCTTTACGGGTACGTTCTTCCCTGCCAGCCAGCACCAGGATCAGATCTCCGGGTTTTGCCTGACATTGCTGCGCCCACAGCTTTAATTGTTGTTCATCAAAAAACTTATCCACCGAACTCTTCAGTGTGCCATCCGTGTTATATTTAACATAGATGAGCCCGCTCATACCAATCTGTGGCCGCTTCACCCAGTCTGTCAGCTCATCCAGCTGCTTACGGGTATATTCCGCGCAACCTTCAGCAGCAATAGCCACTACCAGTTCCGCCTCATCAAATACCTTGAAGCCTTTGTCCTTTACAATAGCGTTCAAACCAGCCAGCTTCATTTCAAAGCGGATATCCGGTTTATCGTTACCATAAAACTCCATGGCCTCTTCCCAGGTCATCCGTGGGAAATCACCTTCAAATTCAATTCCTTTTATTTCACGGAAGATATGTTTCAGCATATCTTCAAACGTATTCAGAATATCTTCCTGTTCCACAAAACTCATCTCACAATCGATCTGTGTAAACTCCGGCTGACGGTCTGCACGCAGGTCCTCATCCCGGAAACACTTCACGATCTGGTAGTAGCGGTCATACCCGCTCACCATCAGCAGTTGCTTGAAGGTTTGGGGCGACTGTGGCAATGCATAAAACTCATTTGCATTCATACGGCTGGGCACCACGAAATCGCGGGCACCTTCCGGTGTGGACTTGATCAGGAACGGCGTTTCAATGTCCATGAAGCCTTTTGAATGCAGGTAGTTGCGTACAACACGACCTATATTATAACGCAGCTCCAGGTTTTGCTTTACAACGTTGCGGCGGAGATCAAGATAGCGGTATTTCATCCGCAGTTCTTCACCACCATCCGTATCATCCAGTACTGTAAACGGCGGGGTTTTAGCCGCATTCAGGATGGTAAAGTCGCTCACCGTGATCTCTATGTCACCGGTTGGAATATTTTTATTCTTACTGGAACGCTCTGTTACTTTACCAGTCACCTGGATTACAAACTCGCGGCCCAAAGGCTGTGCATCGAGCTTGGCATTCAGGTTTTCTCCAAATAACAATTGTGTAATACCATAACGGTCACGCAGATCAATAAAAGTGATGCTGCCAAATTTTCTGACTGTTTGTACCCAGCCGGCCAGTGTAACTTCCTGGCTCACCTGTTCTATTCTTAATTCCCCGCAAGTGTGCGTCCTATACATGCGTAAATAGTTGATTTTAATTGTTTTATGGTCGAATTCCGGAATGGACTGCCAGCTGTTTGTGATTACTTTTCAGTTGTTCAGCCATGCCCATAAGGGGGGCAAAGATACGGTTTGATACGTGGATTTTATCCCCGCAGCCTGTTAAAATATCGATTTACATCTATTTCCGGCATCAGGCGGGCATTGCCAGCCAATACTTCCGTGAAATGCGCTGCCATAAAGGGTGCCAGCGAACAACCTTTTGTGCCTAACCCATTAAAGATGCCCAAAGCCGGCATATCGGGATGTAAGCCCACTATCGGGCGGCGGTCATTTCCGGACGGGCGCACAGCGGCCAGTTGCTCCTGGACCTGGTATGGCACCTTCAACAGCTGTTGCAAACTTTTCTCCAGTATCTCCCTTTGTTTTTCTGTTGGATGATCATCTTCATAATCCCATATAAAAGAAGAGCCTGCCCAGAATAACTCCGGCCCTTGCGGAACCAGTGTAATGCTTTTTTTAATGATATCCCCGGTATCCAGCCCGGGGATCTTCAGCAGCAGCACCTCCCCTTTGTTGGGCAGGAATTTTATATTTCCGAAGAAGGGATTGCCGGTGGTAGCCACCCCATCGCAGAAAATGATTTTGTCTGCCTGGATGTTGCCGTAGGTTACACCGGTGGCTGTTAGTTCCAGCGCGTTCAGATCCAGGTGCTCCGATAACAGTGCATCCTGCTCCTGTAAATATTGGCGGTAAGCCGGTAGCAGTGCCCGCAGGTTTACGGTAGCGCCTTTTACAACTGCCGCTCCATAAGGCTGATCCACCCACTGCTCATATTCCAATACTTCCGGCAACTCCGTGTATTCATCACCGGTAGTCTTCGTCAGAAACGCATCCCTCATTTGTTGGGAAGGGAATATATTCCAGAGCCGCCGTGCTGTAAAAACCGGCACCTTCAGTAAATCCGATAACTGGTTATACGTAGCCTCCGCAAAGGGATACAACGTATCATATAGCCATGCAGGCTCAAACCGGCGGCCGGATACCGGGTTAATGATACCCGCCGCCACCCGTGAAGCACTGTTTGCCTTTGCATCATCTATTACTATCACCTTCCTGCCGGCCTGCATCAGGAACCAGCTAAGCATGGTGCCCGCAATGCCCTGGCCAACGATCAGGTAATCTGTTTTCCTCATGGTCTATTCTATTCTTTTACATTCACATTTATGCCATCACTATGCGCGCTGAACTCCGGTGCATACATGCATTGTGCTGTACTGATACCATTGGAGAATTTACCCTGATGGGTTACAAACAGCGTGTATTCGAACACGTGAGTACCTTTTGGCAGGTAGCTGAAAAAGAAATCGGTGGAAGCATCTTTCGTGCTTTCATAATAACTGAGGCCATCCTGCCACTTGCTGCTGCTGATCACATTCAGTGGCTCAAAACAAGCTGCCCGCATGTCTTTCAGGTGAATGTATTCCATCGCCCTGTCGGCACGCAGTACAATGCGCACTTTTACTTTATCGCCTACTTTCAGTTCATTACCTGCTTCAATTTTTGTGAGCACAGGGCCGTTGTTACCATTCACTTCCCGGAATAGTTCTTTTTCCAGTACCAAAGGTGTTTTGGCCGCTGTGATCTTATCCAGGTCTTCAAAGTATTGCCAGTAAACAGCACCCCAGGAAGGTTGGCCCTTGCTATCCTGCACGGTTACGCTGATGTTACCCATAGCAGGTTTCACGGCTTTACCATCTATCCGTTCCTTGAAGTAGCCGGTGCCCGCTTCTGTAGCAGCGGGTTTGATGCTGGTGCTTCCCAGCTGAATAGCTACCTGCGGAGAGGTAGCCAGCCAGTTGCTGCCATTCAGCAACATCGCATAACAGGCATCAGCCGTAGCTTTGGTGGTATGCCAGTTATTGGTTTGTTTGTTTTTGAGCAGCCATGTTTTCATATCTGTCACCGCTTCTGCATCTTTCCCGGCCACATCAAATGCTTCAATGAGCAACGCCTGTGTTTCAATAGGCGCCTGATGCCAGCTATAGCCTGCCACCACATCTTTCCAGTACATCCCCATTTCTTTGCTGTTCATCGCATTCTCTTTCAGCGATTTTAATATAGCCTTTGGCGTTAGCTGATCACCTTTCTTAAAGAGTGTCAGTGCTATCATGCCCTGGGTATAGCGGTTTTGTTTGTTCCAATACGTTTTTTCCTGTGACAGGAAATAATCAAACGATGTACGCATGGCCGCAGGCACCGGACGATCAAAGAAACTGCGCGCATACAGGTAATGCACCTGGATCTGGCTGAGTTGCTGCTGCTTCAGGTTCGCCTTATTTTTCACCAGGTTATAATAGTCTTTATCCAGCTGCTGATCGAGATAGTCCATCGCTTTATTGGCAATATCCATGGCTACGGGATCTTTGAGGGATGCCAGCTGTTGCAGGTGCCCGATACCAGCCAGAATATACTGGGTGATAAATCTATCTTCCCACATACCGTAAAACCAGGGGAAAGCGCCATTAGGTTGTTGTTTCGACTTCAGCTGATCCAGCGCCGATGTTCTTTCGCGCTGCATACGTTGCAGGTCAAACAACAACGCGATATTCTTTTTCTGTTCTGCTTCATTCTTTGCTTCCAGTACCCAGGGTGTTTGTTGCAACAACACTGATTTAAGCTCTTCATTCTTTTGCAGGTTACTCAGTAATGCAGCGGTGTCGGAGGTTTTCCATTTCTCAAACACGGCCTTGATACCGGGTGTAGCATTTGTAATATGCGTAGCCAGTGCATTGGCATAGTAGCGGTTAAATACCTGCTCTGCACAATCGTAAGGATACTCCATCAGGTACGGTAACGCCTGTACGGCATACCAGGCAGGGTTGCTGGTATACTCTACCGTCAGTGCGTGCTGGCGCAGGGTCTGAGAGGAATCGCTCTTCAATAATTTATCAAAAGTAAAAGTATGTGTACCATCTCCACGTACCGGCAGTGGCAGGGATTCCGTTACCAGCATAGCGTTGGTCAATACAGGTAAAGCATTTTCTTCTCCATCGCTGAAGTTGGCTGCCTGCGCAGTGACGCGATACAGCAATGCGCTGTTGAAACCATGCGGGATCTGTAACGGAAAAGTAACCGCCGTACTTTGTCCGGCTTTGGCCGTAAAATGCTGCACGGGGAAGATGTTCTGAAACCAGCCATCTACCGGCTGCATGGTAGTAGCATCCAGTAGTTCCAGGTGAGCCTGCCCTATCAGCAGGGTATCAGAAAGGTTGCTCACTTTGGCGGTAAATTCAATTTTATCACCTTCTCTTACAAACCGGGGTGCATTGGGCTGCACCATCAACATTTTCTGTGTAACAATGCTGGCGCCGGCGTAGCCGAAGGACAGGTCCTTTGTATGTGCAAGGCTAAGGAAGTTCCATTTTGTTAAGGCTTCCGGCACCGTAAATTCAAAAGAGATATTACCATCTTTATCTGTACGCAGATCCGGGAAGAAGAAGGCTGTTTCCTGGAAGTTTTTGCGAATGCTGCTATTACCAGTATTTTCCGGAGGAGCCGGTTCTTTACTGCTATCTGCTTCCACTACCACTACTTCTTCGAGTGCACTACTCATATCAGCTTTCGATTCCGCCATCACATCCACTGTAGCGTAATTTTGGTTTTTCTTCATGGCCATCTGAGCGGGTCTGGGAGCTGCGGCAGCAGCGCCTGACAAGCGTCCCATTAACCTTACCCTCCCTCTTCCGCCATCATCATCCGACATTTGCCAATCAAAGAAATTCAATGCATCATATGATTTTTCATCACTGTTGTGTGATACATAATCAGGCAGGTACCAGGTTTGGGAAGCGCCGGCACTAAAACCGCTGTTACCGTCAAACATCCTCGGCGCATATGTTTCAGGGTATATACCAGGTATCGCCCAATGATGGGGTGTAAATGCATCCAGCGAGGCATCATACATAGCGGCCAGCATTTCTGCCGCCACTTTCTCTCCTTTATACCCGGAAATCTGCACGCTCCACTTTTCTTTTTCACCTGGCAGCAGCATGTTACGATGTGCGCCCAGTTTAATATCCAGGGCTTTGTTATCCCATGGCACCCGGATGGTTTTCTCTGTGCTGAATGCCCGGTTATCTTTTACAAATATGAAGCTGAGGTGTATGCCGCCACGATCTTCTTCGGTTACTTTATAGGTCTGTGTTTTAATAGCTGACAATGCAAGCGGCGTTATTTCAACCGGTTCATCCGGTCGCTTCACCACCTGCAGCATATGCACGTCTTTAGCAGTAGTGCCTAATGCGATGGTGGCTTTATCCCCCGGTGCTACCGCCGCTTCCGGCTGATAGTCCCATACATAGGCAGGTGCAGATAATTCCTTCGCAGCGGGGTTTATCAGTTCAAAAACCATTTTCTGTGTAACAGGCTGACCGGTTTTATCTTTCCCACTTACTACCAGTTCATAAAATCCGGGCGCCAGCTTTTTGCTGTTCAGGGTTACTTTTCCACTGGCATCGCTGGTAAACTGTTGTTGCAGTACTGCGGGCTTCCGTAACCAGTGTTGCGGATCATTTTCATCTTTATAAATATCTACCGGAAATGCTTTGATATATTCTTCTTCCGTCATTACAAACTGATCGGGCTGTTCCCAGTAACGGGGGCGCAGTAAGCGTTTCGGCGGTTGCAGTGGTTGCAGTTCCGCTGTCAGTGCTACGGATTCAAATGCACCGTTAAGATTTTTTGTGAAGATGTGTATCTGCGACAGCTCCTCCTGGCGGAGGCGTTCGTCCATATTCACGGTTATTTCGAGTGACTGATACCCGGCGTTGATCCATTGGTCAGCACTGCGTGTTTCGCCATTAAGATCCGTTACGTCTGCGTGTACCACATAGGAGAAAACGGGCTTGGTGGCCGCATCTACAGCGCGGTCGGGCAATGCAGGGAATTGAACCGTAAAGTTACCTGCGGCATCGGTGGTGGTGGTACCATGTGCAATTTCACGGGCAGCACCTTGAGGAACGTACTTCCTGAACAGCCATGGATACGGGAAACGCACCCTTCTTTCCACCCGGTATTTTACGGTAGCGCCATCGATATTATTTCCCGCATAAGCCAGTGCTTTAGCAGTAGTAGTAACGGTATCGCCTAAACGATAACTATGTTGTACCGTATCAAATGTTACATAAAATTTAGGTCTTTTGTATTCTTCCACGTGGATGGACAAGCTACTTTCAGACTTACTGTCTTCCAGCCTGAAAATGCCGTTCATACGGCCTTCCGGCAATATAAACTTACCGGAGTAGGAACCGAAATCGTTGGTTACCACCGCTATGGAATCTACTTCTTCATCATTGGCATCATAGAGGAACAACTTGGTTTTGAAGCGGGTCAGCAGTTCACTCTTCACATCCAGCTCCAGTTTCTTCAACACAATACCTTTAAAATAAACAGTTTGACCGGGGCGATAAATACTTCTGTCGGTAAACAGGAACGTTTTAGGCTTTATCACTTCCTGCCCCAGGTAGTCGTAGTTATATAAGTAGGTGTAGTTATCAAGAAATAGCTGGTCATTTTTACCGATCCATTGCAGGCGTACATTACGATTGTTATCATCCGGTGTAATATTCACACTGCCATCTGTTGCCGTAACGAGTGACTGGATGGGCTTCCAGTTGCTTTCGTTATTGGCACTCACATTCTTCATCACATTCAGCCTGATACCTGCCAAAGGCTTACCGGTGGTACGGTCCAGCGCATAATACCTGGTACCGTTATCAATATAACTGATATTGGACACCCAGGTAAACTGCATGGATATGGGATTATTTTTCAGGCTGAATCCGGGGTCCACACTGGATACGATCATATACTGCCCTATGGGTAAGCCATCTATTTTTATTTCTGTTTTATGGGAGATGTAATCTTCCGGGTCGGGCAATGCCTGCTGCCACGTTTTCAGCGCGGGTCTGGACAGGATCATTTTCCAGTAGCCGTTTTCCGTATCGCGGTAATTGTTCTGCGCTTTGCGCAATGCTTTGAGGAATGTTTCGTCCACCGCTACAACGCGCAGGTGAAGTTGGTGGATGTTCTTATAAGTTACGAGGGTGCGGAAAGGTTCGCCGGGTACATTTACCTGTTCAGCAGAGAGGCTTAGCTGTTTTTCTCCGATCCTGTCCAACATATGAGCGCATGCAGCGCCACCAATGGATTTGGGTGTCAGCTGCACTGCCTTTTCGCAGATGGCTTTTGCCTTTTTCATGGCGTCGGCATTGCCGGCCTCGTCGGATGTTCCTTTATTCAAATACCATTCCGCCTGTAATTGCAGGACGCTGGTCACTTCTTTTTCGCCGGTATAAGCGAGGAGCAACTGGTCCAGTGCGTGCAGGTACAATTCGTCCTTATTTTCCATAACAGCCACCTGGTTCATGTACTGCACCCTTTCGATGTCTACGTCCAGCAGGGCGGCCTTGTTATCTTCGTGTAGGCGTATCAGTTGCTGCAACAGCAACAGGGCCTGGTATTGCACCGAGGTAGTATCTGCGGCAGCAAAGTGATGTGCCGCAAAAGTGGCAGCCGGTGCAAAAGCAGCGGTATCGTCCAGTTCAAACTGGTCGGTCGGTTTATTAATATTGCCTTCTCCTGATTTAAAATATTCTAAGGCCCGGTGGGCGAGTAAATCGTATAGTGATGACCGTAGTGAGCGGGTATTGGCGCCTTTTATGAGGATGGGATCATAACCGGCGAGTGTTGTTTTTTCCAGCAGCTCCCTTTGGGACAGGGAGGCCAGGTAAGTGGCGGCCACTTCCCGGTTCAGGCGTTCAAGCCCCCAGGTGCTCACGTCGGTGCTTTCGTCGTTGGCGATAGCCGTGCGGTTATAGAATTTATAACGGTTGTTTTGCAGGTAGCGGAGCAGCATTTCCGCTTTTATGCTTTGCAGCAATGCGCGGCTGGCCCCATTGGCAGCAGTAATCTGCTGGTCCATTTTCTGCATGTTCTGCAGACTGCTGCTATCATTGATCTGCGCATTGAACTTGAGCTGGAAAATGAGGGCTTTGATTTGTTGTGCTTCCGCTTTGTCTTTCACAGCCTGGGTGTAAATCTTATTTACTTCTTCCATCGCCGATTTGGGCAATCCTTTTTCTTCCAGCGCGGCTACTTTCTTCCAATAATTATCATAACTAGACTGGGCCATCATTTTATTGCTGCTAATGATTAAAACAATGAATATTCCGGTTAAAAAACGCATAAGATCGTTGTTTACAGTAAGATACTTCTTTTATACAGGATGCTGGTGTGGGCAGGATTTCCATAAATGGGGTAAAAAAAAGGTGAAAAGTGATGGAATATCCGTCTCACTTTTCACCTTCCAATATTATTTTGTTGACAATTAAGCCAGTGCTGCTTTTTTGCTCAGTACTTCTGCCATTGTTTTACCAATGTCTGCAGGGCTATCCACTACGTGAACGCCGCATTCTGCCATGATCTTCATTTTTGCAGCAGCAGTATCGTCTGCACCGCCAATGATAGCACCGGCGTGACCCATACGGCGACCCGGAGGCGCTGTCTGGCCAGCAATGAAACCTACTACCGGTTTGGTACCAAATTCCTTGATCCAGCGGGCAGCATCCGCTTCCATACCGCCACCAATTTCACCGATCATAATGATACCTTCTGTTTCAGGATCATTCATCAGCAGTTCAACCGCATCTTTGGTAGGTGTACCAATGATGGGATCACCACCAATACCGATGGCTGTAGAAACGCCCAGGCCGGCTTTAACCACCTGATCAGCAGCTTCATATGTTAATGTACCTGATTTAGATACGATACCGATTTTACCTTTTTTGAAGATAAATCCGGGCATGATACCCACTTTTGCTTCTTCAGCAGTAATAACGCCGGGGCAGTTAGGTCCGATGAGGCGGGTACTGGTACCTTGCAGGAAGTTTTTAGCCTTGATCATATCCTGAACAGGAATACCTTCTGTGATACATACAACCAGGGCAATACCAGCTTCGGTAGCTTCCATGATGGCATCAGCAGCAAAAGCCGGTGGTACAAAAATGATAGAAACATTTGCTCCGGTTGCTTTTACGGCATCCGCTACTGTATTGAATACAGGACGCTCCAGATGAGTGCTGCCGCCTTTACCGGGGGTAACGCCGCCTACTACCTGGGTACCATATTCAATCATCTGTGTAGCATGGAAAGTGCCTTCTGTACCGGTAAATCCCTGCACAATCACTTTACTATCCTTATTAACTAAAACACTCATCGCGCTTGTTTTATTGGTTTATTATTTTATATGTTTATTTCTTTCAGTGCGGCAAAAATAAGCCGATTTCCATAATTCTGCAATTATGTGCCCTTAAGATAATACAGAGGAGGGTACCCTTACTCCCCATCCTTCTTCAGCTGATCACGCCATTTATTGTCCTTAAACATGTCGAGCTGCCGCATTTCCTTGGCTTCCCGCAGGAACTCAGAGGCAAAGATGAAGTCGTTCAGCTGCTGATCGTTACTGAAAACGATGTCTTTATTGCTGCCCTCCCATTGTTTTTGTC
The Chitinophaga sp. MM2321 DNA segment above includes these coding regions:
- a CDS encoding glucosaminidase domain-containing protein; translated protein: MRISSFFKRQVWLCGVFLLLMLSNVGYAQQSTSSYMKKYKPVSVELMQETGIPASVILGVAMLESGTGTSRNAKLLHNHFGIVGKNNLSKIKPGHRSVYKQYASDLASYEHFVELLAKKRWFGQVKGNQEFAVWLKHMNRSGYSTAGHEWIRRVTAIINRYKLYKLDAGMDSVARGSSSWLTVGLPATDDR
- the aspS gene encoding aspartate--tRNA ligase, which codes for MYRTHTCGELRIEQVSQEVTLAGWVQTVRKFGSITFIDLRDRYGITQLLFGENLNAKLDAQPLGREFVIQVTGKVTERSSKNKNIPTGDIEITVSDFTILNAAKTPPFTVLDDTDGGEELRMKYRYLDLRRNVVKQNLELRYNIGRVVRNYLHSKGFMDIETPFLIKSTPEGARDFVVPSRMNANEFYALPQSPQTFKQLLMVSGYDRYYQIVKCFRDEDLRADRQPEFTQIDCEMSFVEQEDILNTFEDMLKHIFREIKGIEFEGDFPRMTWEEAMEFYGNDKPDIRFEMKLAGLNAIVKDKGFKVFDEAELVVAIAAEGCAEYTRKQLDELTDWVKRPQIGMSGLIYVKYNTDGTLKSSVDKFFDEQQLKLWAQQCQAKPGDLILVLAGREERTRKAMSELRLEMGERLGYRNKNEYKPLWVIDFPLFEYAEEENRWVARHHPFTSPKPDQIALMDDLSQYASIKANAYDIVLNGTEIGGGSIRIFQRDLQQKMFAALGMTKEEAEHKFGFLLGAFEYGAPPHGGIALGFDRLCSLLGGSESIRDFIAFPKNNSGRDVMLDAPSEIDQIQLKELKINLVK
- a CDS encoding FAD-binding oxidoreductase; protein product: MRKTDYLIVGQGIAGTMLSWFLMQAGRKVIVIDDAKANSASRVAAGIINPVSGRRFEPAWLYDTLYPFAEATYNQLSDLLKVPVFTARRLWNIFPSQQMRDAFLTKTTGDEYTELPEVLEYEQWVDQPYGAAVVKGATVNLRALLPAYRQYLQEQDALLSEHLDLNALELTATGVTYGNIQADKIIFCDGVATTGNPFFGNIKFLPNKGEVLLLKIPGLDTGDIIKKSITLVPQGPELFWAGSSFIWDYEDDHPTEKQREILEKSLQQLLKVPYQVQEQLAAVRPSGNDRRPIVGLHPDMPALGIFNGLGTKGCSLAPFMAAHFTEVLAGNARLMPEIDVNRYFNRLRG
- a CDS encoding alpha-2-macroglobulin family protein → MRFLTGIFIVLIISSNKMMAQSSYDNYWKKVAALEEKGLPKSAMEEVNKIYTQAVKDKAEAQQIKALIFQLKFNAQINDSSSLQNMQKMDQQITAANGASRALLQSIKAEMLLRYLQNNRYKFYNRTAIANDESTDVSTWGLERLNREVAATYLASLSQRELLEKTTLAGYDPILIKGANTRSLRSSLYDLLAHRALEYFKSGEGNINKPTDQFELDDTAAFAPAATFAAHHFAAADTTSVQYQALLLLQQLIRLHEDNKAALLDVDIERVQYMNQVAVMENKDELYLHALDQLLLAYTGEKEVTSVLQLQAEWYLNKGTSDEAGNADAMKKAKAICEKAVQLTPKSIGGAACAHMLDRIGEKQLSLSAEQVNVPGEPFRTLVTYKNIHQLHLRVVAVDETFLKALRKAQNNYRDTENGYWKMILSRPALKTWQQALPDPEDYISHKTEIKIDGLPIGQYMIVSSVDPGFSLKNNPISMQFTWVSNISYIDNGTRYYALDRTTGKPLAGIRLNVMKNVSANNESNWKPIQSLVTATDGSVNITPDDNNRNVRLQWIGKNDQLFLDNYTYLYNYDYLGQEVIKPKTFLFTDRSIYRPGQTVYFKGIVLKKLELDVKSELLTRFKTKLFLYDANDEEVDSIAVVTNDFGSYSGKFILPEGRMNGIFRLEDSKSESSLSIHVEEYKRPKFYVTFDTVQHSYRLGDTVTTTAKALAYAGNNIDGATVKYRVERRVRFPYPWLFRKYVPQGAAREIAHGTTTTDAAGNFTVQFPALPDRAVDAATKPVFSYVVHADVTDLNGETRSADQWINAGYQSLEITVNMDERLRQEELSQIHIFTKNLNGAFESVALTAELQPLQPPKRLLRPRYWEQPDQFVMTEEEYIKAFPVDIYKDENDPQHWLRKPAVLQQQFTSDASGKVTLNSKKLAPGFYELVVSGKDKTGQPVTQKMVFELINPAAKELSAPAYVWDYQPEAAVAPGDKATIALGTTAKDVHMLQVVKRPDEPVEITPLALSAIKTQTYKVTEEDRGGIHLSFIFVKDNRAFSTEKTIRVPWDNKALDIKLGAHRNMLLPGEKEKWSVQISGYKGEKVAAEMLAAMYDASLDAFTPHHWAIPGIYPETYAPRMFDGNSGFSAGASQTWYLPDYVSHNSDEKSYDALNFFDWQMSDDDGGRGRVRLMGRLSGAAAAAPRPAQMAMKKNQNYATVDVMAESKADMSSALEEVVVVEADSSKEPAPPENTGNSSIRKNFQETAFFFPDLRTDKDGNISFEFTVPEALTKWNFLSLAHTKDLSFGYAGASIVTQKMLMVQPNAPRFVREGDKIEFTAKVSNLSDTLLIGQAHLELLDATTMQPVDGWFQNIFPVQHFTAKAGQSTAVTFPLQIPHGFNSALLYRVTAQAANFSDGEENALPVLTNAMLVTESLPLPVRGDGTHTFTFDKLLKSDSSQTLRQHALTVEYTSNPAWYAVQALPYLMEYPYDCAEQVFNRYYANALATHITNATPGIKAVFEKWKTSDTAALLSNLQKNEELKSVLLQQTPWVLEAKNEAEQKKNIALLFDLQRMQRERTSALDQLKSKQQPNGAFPWFYGMWEDRFITQYILAGIGHLQQLASLKDPVAMDIANKAMDYLDQQLDKDYYNLVKNKANLKQQQLSQIQVHYLYARSFFDRPVPAAMRTSFDYFLSQEKTYWNKQNRYTQGMIALTLFKKGDQLTPKAILKSLKENAMNSKEMGMYWKDVVAGYSWHQAPIETQALLIEAFDVAGKDAEAVTDMKTWLLKNKQTNNWHTTKATADACYAMLLNGSNWLATSPQVAIQLGSTSIKPAATEAGTGYFKERIDGKAVKPAMGNISVTVQDSKGQPSWGAVYWQYFEDLDKITAAKTPLVLEKELFREVNGNNGPVLTKIEAGNELKVGDKVKVRIVLRADRAMEYIHLKDMRAACFEPLNVISSSKWQDGLSYYESTKDASTDFFFSYLPKGTHVFEYTLFVTHQGKFSNGISTAQCMYAPEFSAHSDGINVNVKE
- the sucD gene encoding succinate--CoA ligase subunit alpha is translated as MSVLVNKDSKVIVQGFTGTEGTFHATQMIEYGTQVVGGVTPGKGGSTHLERPVFNTVADAVKATGANVSIIFVPPAFAADAIMEATEAGIALVVCITEGIPVQDMIKAKNFLQGTSTRLIGPNCPGVITAEEAKVGIMPGFIFKKGKIGIVSKSGTLTYEAADQVVKAGLGVSTAIGIGGDPIIGTPTKDAVELLMNDPETEGIIMIGEIGGGMEADAARWIKEFGTKPVVGFIAGQTAPPGRRMGHAGAIIGGADDTAAAKMKIMAECGVHVVDSPADIGKTMAEVLSKKAALA